In the genome of Rissa tridactyla isolate bRisTri1 chromosome Z, bRisTri1.patW.cur.20221130, whole genome shotgun sequence, the window GGGGAGGGGAGCTGTGGAGTTGCTTGGTGGTTCATTATGGGGAAACTGGGCTCCGGTGCTCTTGCATTGAGACAGGTATTTCATGTCTGGCTTGTGTCGGCTGTCAGtgaaggggagggggagctgcCTTTGTTCCAGGCAAGGGAGCAGATGCATGTCAGTGTACAGCCAGCTGGGGCTGCACACACGCAGCAaaaacacacgtgcacacaagCACATGCGCGCACTCCCTGCCAGACGCATGCTGTGTAAAGCAGCCCTTCTTCTCAGCTATCCCACTCCTCACTGGATGAGTCCTCCTGCGCACAGCCCTACTCCAGCCTGTCCTTTGCTGGCATCCCCCTTGCTGGCAGCTTGTGTGGAGGCGCATCTCTTCCTTGGTGCATCTCTGAGGAGTAATGGATGGGTCTCCCAGGCTGGTACTGGGGAAGTGTGGCAATGGTGGGGTGAAGTTACTGCTATCTGGAGACCAGGTCTCTCTTGTCTCTAATATGCCAAGAAAGTGgctgccccgctgctgccagggCTCCTGGAAATCCCTGGAAAACAAACTGTCAGACAGTTGGTCAGGGAGATGTGACCCCAGTGAGTGCCATGGGCTTGCAGGAAGTGTCTTGCAGACATGGAGCTGTGCAGAGCCACACACGCCCATGCGTGTGGGTGTGCATGCCTCCACTTGGCCGTGCATGCAGACAGCACCCACGTGTGCATATGTGCACACATATGTGCACCATTCCTCCTCCGCAAACCATGGTAGAGTTGGGAGGCTGTGCAGGAAGTGTACTGCTCACTCCTTCTTCTTGTGGCTCTAGGGTGGGACTCTGGTTTGTAATAAACTCTGCGCTGAGCCTTCTCAGCAGGCAGAGAAGAGGGAAATCTGTGTCCCTGTGGGAGACGACCTgttggggcagggctggagctgtgaGGAATGGCCCTTTATTACAGCTAAAATGCAGATAGCAGGTCCTCACTGAGAAGGACAATGAATTGAAAGAGGTGGTCTGCAGTTGGTCAGAGCCTGAGCCGGCAGGGCTGAGGGGCTCCTCAGGCTCCAGAGGATGAGTGCCCACAGCTTGGGCTCAAGGTAATGCTGAACCAGGCATGATgcgggctgtgccagggctgggagatACAGCTGGGCACAGCTGACATCAGCCCCGGGGACTCACTGAAACGGCCCAGTCCCAACACCTCCTGCCTCCAGGCTGCCGGTTTTGGGGCATATTCAGAGTCTGGGTGGGTGGGCCTGGTCTGTGAGGGATGCTGCACCACCCCCCACCCGCTCAATCCCTCACCCCACTGAGAGTCCCTTGGTTCTCCTCTGCAGATGGGCTCTTTGTGACCGACTACTTCACCCGCACACCACGCAAGCTCAGCCCATTCCGCTCCTTTGCCAGCATTGAGCTCTTCCACTTCCACATCCCCGAGGACACAGTCATCGCCGTCTGGAACCTCATCACCTTCAAGGAGCAGGGTGGCACATTTGGGGACCAATGCCCAGACCGTAGCATCACCGTGTGAGTAAGCAGCCTGCCCTATCtgtttccttcctgcctgcctctgcctgcccctgctgccccctccctggaccTGCCCTGGAGACAGTTTGCTCTTGTCTACTTCTTGCTTGCACGTGcacatgtgcatgtatgtgcatgCATGAACACATACAGAGGAGCACTCATGCATGTACATGCACACAGGCACCCCTATGCAGGCACACACGTGTGCATAGATGCATGCACATGCGTGCATATGTGCACttgcatgcacaaacacacatgcCTGCTCACTCCCCACAATTCATCTTCCCAGGGCCGTTGCAGGCTCCACTCTTTTGAACACCTACCCAGGGAAGCTCACAGCCTCCAGCAAAGTCACCACTTACAGGTGGCTTCCCATGACGTCATTGAGCTTCCTAAAAGCATGGAGAACAGACCCCCACATGTAGGGCAGGCTGGCCCTGCCACGATGCCCAGCCTGCACCCTGCTAACTGCTGTGTCTCCTGCAGATATTTCCGTTCAGGGGCTCCCTCCGTCATTAACCCGCTGCACACGCACTTCCCCAGGGACACGGCTGTCCCTGGCTCCTTCGCATTGACCCTCACCTGGACCCTGCCCAACCGCACCACAGGGGTCTTCAACGTCACCAGCCCGCTGCCTGGGGACTGGTTCCTGGCTGCCCACCTGCCCAAAGATGAGGGCAAGATCTCCGTCAAGGTGAAGGGCTTGGGGGGAACGTGGGGTGGCAGGGCTCACTGCAGGGCTCTGCTTGAGCCTGACTGTCTTGGGCTGGCAGCACCTGGGGCAGGTGTCCCAAATGGGAGGAGTGCCCCGTGCCTCCCACCCTGTGCTGACTGTCCTGCTGGTGCAGGGGCTCTACGAGGAGTGCCAGTATCTCTTCCAGCCACAGCTCATCGTGCAGCGCCTGGTGAACATCGCTGTGCTGTACCCCGGTTATGTCACTGAGCAGAGCATGGCCCCCCACAACCGCTCCAGCCTCTACAAGTAAGTGcgagagggtctcctaaggagtgGCCATCCCCAGGGTGGGGACCTTAGTTGTGCCCCATCCCTCTGGCTTGCCTCCTCAGCCCTTTTGGTTCATGGTGAGGGGCAGGACCTGACACTGCTGTCCCACAGGGTGTTTGTGCCCAGCTACACGTCGCGTGTGCTGGTGGAGGTGCTGCGGTGCCACGGGGCTGAGGGCTGCCCGCTCTGGCTGCGTGTGCGGGCCAAGGCTCCCCCCTTGCACAACTCCACAGCGCTGGACTGCCGGGAGCatgctccctgccagctggctCTGGACCTGCCCTTCTGGCAGCACTGGTACTACGTGCTGGTGGAGAAACACCCCGGGGTGCCGGGCTCTGTCTCCTTCCAGGTCACCGTGCAGCTCACAGGTGAGGGTGCATGGGGAGGTATGGGTTGGGGGCATGGTCTTGACTCTGCTTGGGTGACTGGTGGGGGGGTAAAGGATGCCCACAGGATCTGTCTCCAGCTGGGCACAGGGTTatacccagctctgctggaaagagGACACTGGGAGGTGTTGGGGATGGGTTGCAGATGGAGGTAAACAGTGGGCAAGAAAGGGAAGTGGGAGCTaagacagggctggaggggtTGTGCGTTGCCTGGGCTGATGACTCTGCCCCCCAGACTGCTCCCGACCCAGCCTGGCCCGGCCACCTTTCCTGCCCTCCAGTGCCTCCATGAACATGCCCCACTCCTTCGGCTCAGCGGGCGGGCTGGCACTGGGGGACAGCCCTCCGCCTGCCAGCCCCAACGGCACGAAGCACCCGGTCCCCATCCCCACCGCCTCACCCGCCAGCGAGCGGTGCTGGCCAGTCCGCCCCACGCTGCGCAATGAGCTGGACACCTTCTCCGTCCATTTCTACATCTTCTTCGGGCCCAATGTGTCAGTGCCACCCGACCGCCCAGCTGTCTTTGTCATCAACCTCCTACCGGTGCTGGACAGTGGTGGGGTGCTCAACCTGGAGCTGCGGCTCAATGTGGTGAGGTGGCCATGCTGTGTGCCagatggggcagagcagcctggggagaatgggctgggagatgggtggtgttggggctgcagcagggtgaAGGGCAGGCTTTGGTGGGCTCTTGGGTCATGGTTTGGGAGCTCTTGGGTGATGGAGCTCAAATTAGGGTTCTCCAAGGGCAGGATGATGACCTGGATTTGGGGTGTTCTTGAGTGATGGAGCACAGATTAGGGTGCTCTAAGGGCAGGGTGATCATCTGGATTTAGGGTGTTCTTGGGTGATGGAACACAGATTAGGGTGCTCTAAGAGCAGGGTGTTGGTCTGGATTTGGGATGTTCTTGGGTGATGGGCAGTGGGTTAGGGCCCTGCCATGATCTGGGTGCTGTCAGAGCAGGGGACATCCCCGGCACTGCCTTAGGGTCATCTCCTCTGCCATCAGAGCTCCCTGTGTGGTGAGAACGTGACAGTATTCGGCTGTCTGAACCATGAAGTCCCACTGACTTCTGGTGACAACGCATCGGTCACATGTGAGACAGGTAGGCTGCCCTCTGTGTGTCCATCCTGCCGTGGCTCTGGGGGTCACACCCACCAGGCGAGAGTCTGGGTGGGACACGGCAGAGACGGTGGGGGCATCTGGCCTCGGAGCCTGGCACAGGGtgctctgtccctgtcccagctgtgcccagggtaaggggctgccccctgccctgctcaccCAGACCTCTCCTGGCCCGCAGAGTCCCTGGCAGGCTTCCTGCTCTCTGTCAACGCCACCGCCAGCCTCAGCCGCCTGCGGATCCCCTACCCCCAGACAGGCAGCTGGTACCTGAGCCTGCGCTCGCTCTGTGCCACCGAGCATGGGTAAGAGCCCCagcgtgtcccctccctgcccgcccagAGGGGATGTCCCCACCACGGCCTGCATCCACGTGCGCTGTGGGTCCGTGGGTGTGCCGGGCCCCTGCACTGCGTGTCACTGCTCCAGCGTGTGCACGTGGCTTCTGTGGGCTGTGTGTCACCGTGTGAGTGCCTGCGTGGGCACGGATGGGTTGAGCTTGCGCCTGCCTGGCCATCTGTGGGTCCCCGCGGCTCTTCCCTCTGTCTCTCGGTTAGGAAGCGCCTGTCAGCTTGCAAATGCCGTGCATCTGTTGGTGCCTGCCCATCTCTGCGGCAGTCCCCATCTGTACCCGTGCTGGGGAAGAGACTGGGCTGTCACTGCGAGGGCAGGGCTCGGCTGTGTGTATGAGGGGGCAGCTCTGGTTAGGCTGCTGtgcccctgctctgctcagcatctCCAGGGACCGGTCCTGTGTCTGCGGCTCTGCTCCTGGCCCGTGCGTCTGCCTGAGAGccctgcagaggagaggggctgctgtGTGCGTGTGACTGTACGTGCGAGAGTCCGTGTGGGGCTCTGT includes:
- the TMEM8B gene encoding transmembrane protein 8B — protein: MVAGARRGWRRRAPHGSRRGGMGQRGGGGGGQRRPLAPRLRLPLLLLPLLLLLPPPADGLFVTDYFTRTPRKLSPFRSFASIELFHFHIPEDTVIAVWNLITFKEQGGTFGDQCPDRSITVYFRSGAPSVINPLHTHFPRDTAVPGSFALTLTWTLPNRTTGVFNVTSPLPGDWFLAAHLPKDEGKISVKGLYEECQYLFQPQLIVQRLVNIAVLYPGYVTEQSMAPHNRSSLYKVFVPSYTSRVLVEVLRCHGAEGCPLWLRVRAKAPPLHNSTALDCREHAPCQLALDLPFWQHWYYVLVEKHPGVPGSVSFQVTVQLTDCSRPSLARPPFLPSSASMNMPHSFGSAGGLALGDSPPPASPNGTKHPVPIPTASPASERCWPVRPTLRNELDTFSVHFYIFFGPNVSVPPDRPAVFVINLLPVLDSGGVLNLELRLNVSSLCGENVTVFGCLNHEVPLTSGDNASVTCETESLAGFLLSVNATASLSRLRIPYPQTGSWYLSLRSLCATEHGFEPCTNVTAEVYLRAYLSPCINDCGIYGQCKLLRTNNYLYAACECKAGWNGWGCTDNAEAFSYGFQLLSTLLLCLSNVMFVPPVAIAVRSHYLLEAAVYIFTMFFSTFYHACDQPGIVVFCIMEYDVLQFCDFLGSLMSVWVTVIAMARLQPVVKQVLYLLGAMLLSMALQMDRHGLWNLLGPSLFALGIMAIAWTARTIRRRHCYPPTWKRWAFYLCPGALIAAAAVLLYAFVETEENYFYIHSIWHLLIAGSVGFLLPPRAKPSGRLGPLPRRKGCGYQLCVNEQEELGLVDPAVASINSICTS